The stretch of DNA TACAGAGCGCGGTGTGTGCACGTGCACATAGAGCAAGCAGTGTGCGCGtgcacatatacagacagcacGGTGTGCGCGCGTGCACATATTCAGGCAGCACGGTGTGCGCGCGtgcacatatacagacagcacggtgtgcgcgcgtgcacatatacagacagcacGGTGTGCGCGCGTGCACATATACAGGCAGCACGGTGTGCGCGCGTGCACATATACAGGCAGCACGGTGTGCGCGCGtgcacatatacagacagcacGGTGTGCGCGCGTGCACATATACAGGCAGCACGGTGTGCGCGCGTGCACATATACAGGCAGCACGGTGTGCGCGCGTGCACATATACAGGCAGCACGGTGTGCGCGCGTGCACATATACAGACAGCGCGGTGTGCGCGCGtgcacatatacagacagcacggtgtgcgcgcgtgcacatatacagacagcgcggtgtgcgcgcgtgcacatatacagacagcgcggtgtgcgcgcgtgcacatatacagacagcacGGTGTGCGCGCGTGCACATATACAGGCAGCACGGTGTGCGCGCGtgcacatatacagacagcacGGTGTGCGCGCGTGCACATATTCAGGCAGCGCGGTGTGCGCGCGtgcacatatacagacagcacGGTGTGCGAGCGTGCACATATACAGGCAGCACGGTGTGCGCGCGTGCACATATACAGGCAGCACGGTGTGCGCGCGTGCACATATACAGGCAGCACGGTGTGCGCGCGTGCACATATACAGACAGCGCGGTGTGCGCGCGTGCACATATACAGACAGCGCGGTGTGCGCGCGTGCACATATACAGACAGCGCGGTGTGCGCGCGtgcacatatacagacagcacGGTGTGCGCGCTGCACttagagagaggggtgtgtacacatacagagagagagctgtgtgcgcgcgtgcacaTAGTGTGGTGTGCATAGagatgtgtgtatagatatacgAAGTGAGGTGCGCACACTTGTGTAtacgctctctaatagcgcgtctgagatcagatgcattgtaaggaaccccaaccctctctaatagcgtgtccgagatcagatgcattgtaaggaaccccaaccctctctaatagcgcgtctgaggtcagatgcattgtaaggaaccccaaccctctctgatagcacgtctgagatcagatgctttgtaaataaccccaaccctctctaatagcgcgtctgagatcagatgcattgtaaggaaccccaaccctctctaatagcgcgtctgagatcagatgcattgtaaggaactccaaccctctctaatagtgcgtctgagatcagatgcattgtaaggaaccccaaccctctctaatagcgcgtctgagatcagatgcattgtaaggaaccccaaccctctctgatagcaCATCTGTGATCCCATTGTaattttttctgtatttggtaaaattttcaaatgacctgagaattgcagggaaccctataGAGGTGCCCGGGGAACCCCTGTTGGTAACTACTGAGCTAAATGCTTAAAAGCATTGGCTATATGTAACATAGAAAGTGTGGACAGGCTGAGTAGGATCACACattgtaaggctgagtcccctgtgccgctgagcacgctcatgcttgagagtagtgacgtcaccagctctccaagcatgagcaacgGGTGTCCGTGCTACTTCGCAAGCGCGCGCAGGGGGcgttgcaggcaagctgagcgCGGTTCAGAGTTTTTTTGTTTACGCAAGTGCCAAGCATGGGTGAGCGTCCGTGCCCGTGCACACTCCGCGTAAGCGGGGACATCCAAATTTAAATAGCCAGAAGCAACCTCACCAAGCACCGCGCGGTCAGCACcacaggggactcagcctaatagAGCTTGCTATGTTACACTTCTGGACGatgtatacagtacacacagtctATCTACCGGGCAGCCAGCACTACAACCTCCTCCCTTATTTATTAGCCTACAGATGTGTGGTGATCTTTGCTGATGCAAACTATTTTAAAGGTCCCTCACAAAGGGCATATTTAAAAGGATAAATGGAGCCaataagaactttaaaaaaatctacaagtcttaattattattttttttttttaactttcataGTAAACAGCCTCGAGAGTGGTTATCAAATGTTCCAGATACAcaatgtttaattaaaaaaaaaaaagttaaaaaaacgcCCACAGTGGATCAAAGTGTAATGTGGCATCCAGGCTGGAAATTGATATTCTTTCTAGTTGGTTTTATTTTGTGATTACTGTATTTTCACCCACTTGCAGGGTGAGACATCACATCACCTGTATTTGTTTCCCTCTGTTTACCAAGATGTTTATAATTTAAATTTTGTTCACTGcagcaaaataaaatattatacaaaACTAGGTGTGATATTGTCATAAAAGGTTACATTTGCCTGGCAATTAGTCATTTcaacctttattttttttaatgtaattcaCCTGAATTTCAACTTTGCTCTTTAATTTACTAACACACACATTCTGACCtggcaacagttgtatggaggtagggggcacctccccccagagctcactcctcacctttttaacttgggaggtcttttcactttgctgcaagaacaggaccttctatggttctttcccctcatacagaggtaacaggaaggggtCACAGTGTGGTGTAGGACCTGCGTTAATTTGGTTATATTGGTTATAccaccttgacgttggtatgaaggcttatgacactttggccaaagggttttaactaaataaccaagtaattattattgaagtgtttaaactttatacttattaccatatgttttgtcaattggatgtatcattgggctcccctgtcttttgttgttaaTTGACTGCCATTTTTAGCAGATTCGGGCAAATGCACACTGAATTTTAATGGTTGGTAAAGCTTGCCGATGTGTAAAAATGGGCAAATTTCAGCTGGTGCATCTATAtaaaaaacacaggtaacatgcACTTTTTCTTGTTTAGTTGCTAGAAGAAAATGATCAACTTATCCGGTGCATTGTTGAATACCAGAACAAAGGGAGAGCTACAGAATGCGCTCAGTAAGTAACCAATTTCATTTCATTTTCACCATTTCTTTCCTTATTCTATCAAAGAACTGCCAGAACGTTGCATGTATCTGCTTTAGAAGCGCTTTGTAAACACTTCAAGTgacaaaacgtgaaatcttatgggtgtttaaaaaaaaataacagttctgtatgtgattaaaaaaaaaacttgtaatgccatttttaatgagtgaaTTTTAATagactgagcatcttttgatttctatggctttcaggttttatcccacctccccagcagtgcaagatctttgtaactcttcaatgtttgtgataatttgttgccaatattcccagcagtttgagctataaactgtaacaataggtagTGTTACATTAGTAGTAAtccaaggatacattgtagctgctgaggtaCACTACCTTAAAGGATTGACaccgaaaggcagccattatgttaggcacacaatcaggattggtATATTTATAACAGGCGCACCAAACGATTGCTAGTTTAGGTAAGAATAAAGAAATATACatcgtcacatgctttacatataaaaagaaaaaagttggCAACGAGTATGGCTGCTGTACGGCTGCTTTCACACATGCTAAATAAGTAGGTCCTTatcacccttttttttttaatttttaaagtgTGTTTATGGATTTTAACAAATGGGTAGGGAATCCTTATGACCGCTACCAAACCCAATCTGACCCTTTTGAGAGACAGGACCAGTATAGAAACGTGCGATTATGCACCTCTATTTGCCATAGCGGGTCGAATACATTTCCATTTGAATCTAAAATGTTCAGCTTGATTGCTGTTCTGTTTGCTACCTTCTGACCGTGAGAGGGTTAATGTCGCCAGTTCGGCTGTGGGATATATTGGGTTCACATTGCCATGGAAAACAGATGTTAATCATTAAGACAATGGGTTCTAAATGTGACTGTATAATGTGCTAACATTAGTTCCTAAGCTTACTGCTTCCACCGTAGCTCAATCATATTTTGCTTATTACATTGTTAAAGGTGTCTTCACtcttattgtaatataaatagcaGTAATTGTAAGAAAAACAAACAGAACTGAGTACATTGATGGCGACATGGAAGCATGGACTAAAGTGGCATGGAAAATAGCAACTTGGTTAAATGGGTAAAGTTCATTTTAACcatttctctccccacccccccaacagatACCAGCAAATTCTGCACAGAAATCTAATTTACTTGGCTACTATAGCAGATGCCAGTCCAGCTAATCCAGCAGCAAAACCTCAAACAACCTGAAGCATCCTGGTGTGTATCTAATATTTTGGACAGATCTGTTTACTTGATCTTTGCCGGCATAACAGTAGTAAGGGGGTATTAAATGAAACTGGTGATTTGGTAAACTAATGCTCAGAGGTACAGTCCCAATCTCCAGATCATATTTTTTTGGATAACTGTCTGAATCCTACAAAACATTTTTACACACTTTTACTTTGGAAAATGTTATGTTCAGGGATTGGGAATATTTAGATCAGTAACTTGATTCCTGCACGGTTGCATGTAaacttttaaacatttttttagtaTTTTAGTGAAGTTAATTATAAAATAGATAGCCAAAACAGATCTAAACTGTATATGGGGGTGCAGTTTTCACAGCACCCCCTTGTCTGGTAATCCTGCCTTTCCCTGAACAGTTGATGTTCCTCCATTAACGCGGGTGTTTGGCTTCTGTTTTAGGTGCATCTTTTTCTGCAGCAGAAAATAATTGATGAATTTAAATCACCATTTCCGAACCTTCACAAGCTGCCTGTGATGCTACAACCTTCAGTCTCATTCCCAGATGAGAATATACCATTCCACTAGTTTCAAGTGTCAGGCGGTACTCGGTTATCCGCCAGAATTCATCCCGCAAACCGCCGTCAGATTACAGACCCAATGTAAATCCGTGGTGCTGAGCGTCAGAAAAATCGTATTTTATATCAGTCGTATGTTAGTGTTTTGGCCAGGAGGTGGCGCTAAATAAGGAAGATGGCACACATGGTTCAGTCTGTGTACTGTACTAACCTTTGGCGTTATATGAGCGGCCCAGTATCCCGATTACCCAGGTTTTGTTTGGAAATTGTAAAAGGGAGAGGCCCGTGATCACAAccgtgtctgtttttgtttgtcaaTGTGTGCGCTTTCCAATAAGAAATATGGAAGTACCAAAATAAAGGTAATCTGTAGATCAAACCGGTTTTGATGAGCTACCAACTTTTTTTTGTCACATttacttaattaaaaaaaattgatcaGTGCTTGTTTTGAAAATGCTTAATGCAGTAACTTCTCCTGAAAAGTCAAAATGCATTGTAAAGGCAAACCTTAAACTTACACTTTAAAAAAGTATATTTCATGTCGAGATAGTACTTGGGGGAAACAGCAAGCATAAGACTGCATATTTAACTACCGaactggtgtttttttttaacttgagcagaACCTGTTAAGTTCCAAGATCCACTCCAACTCCAGTATTGAATTGATCATTACCATCTGAAAAAGTAAACCCACATGAGCCTCATTACTATACTTGTATGAAATACATTAAAtcaggggtgggtaactccagtcaTTAAGAGCCACCAGatagccacccgtgctgaagcaggatgtcaactgtgctgaagcaggaatatcctgacaacctgacctgctGTGGGCCCTTAAcggctggagttgcccactggAAGTGGGCAGTTATTGTATTCTGATTAACAGAAAGCAGTAGTTCTGCCACACGGACTGTATTCACAGAACTATCTGTAGGCTCAGGGTTACTTTAAGGTGCTATTTTGCTTCCTGGATTTTCCAACGTAGCACCTGCattcatccaataggaagccacgacggCCGCGAGATTCGGTGGCCATTCCGATTCCCGGAAAAGCGGTTAATACATGTCCGGAGCCGGCGGGGTCTGCGCCCTCATTCAATCGCGCAACTATAATAGGATTGctgcattaaccctttcactgctggatGAGTTGTGGTACCAGTGTGACACAGATCCCCCCCATTTTGCAGGAAATGGAAGAGTCCTCAGTGTCCTGCACTCCATGAGAATGGAGGACGCGAACGGACCCGCCTGCGTTCCAGTGCCCCCGACGTAGCTACTATGCCCTGGGGGCCCTCAGGCTTAAATTAGTCTGGTAGTTTGCAGCTTCAGCAAAACAATGCTCGTGACACCGCTGCTTCTATACGATAGTGGCTTTATTGGTCTTCATCCAAACGATAAGAAGGAACGTCCCATTGAGACACGAAAAACCCATTTGTagaaatacaaaaaatatcagATGGATGTGATGTCACACTATTAAATGTATATCTTTAATAAAGCAAATAGTTAGTTATTTTACTTACAGGAGCTTTAGAAGTAAAATACAAAATGTACAGTTCCAGTTTATAAGCGTCAACTATAAACAAGAATCACTGCCGTTAAAGGGTTACGCTTGACAAGCACCAAACCCCTGCACTTGGCAGTGTAAGTGACCAAGTGAAATTATATGACAAGACTTCTATGCCAAGTGCACACGGTTTCATTTACCAGTGTTCAGAACAATTGGAAGCAGAAAACATAGCACTTACATCAGGGGCGggtaactccagtccccaagggccaccaacaggtcaggttttcaggatatcccagctggcTCAGAGGCTCGGTTGAAGattgagcctctgagccacctgtgatgaagcagggatatcctgaaaacctgacctgttggtggcccttgaggaccggagttgcccaACCCCTGATCTCCATGGTCAAAGCTTCAAcgtataaaaatggttttagaTTTCAGTTTCCACGGTTTACGCACATTTAATTTAGAAGTCTCCAGGATTCAaagcacatgtaaaaaaaaaaatatatctgaCCTGCGTAACATTGGGGTTGGCACTTTGAGAGATTAGTTtcaatacaaatatagaagtCTATCCGCAAAGATGACCATTGTTAGAATATCAGAGGAGTTAAGTGCAAAGGGCTGggtcattcattttttttttttaggatcatAGTTCTATCTTCAGCATCTGGAAACTGAAAAGAAAACAGTTTGTTTCATCCTAAATAACCACTAACTTAGTTTGAGCAGATTTTCCAAACAAGTACAGAACATTTTATGACAAATTACAGACAAAAGCAACACACGGATTGTGCAAAGCACATCATCACTATAAAA from Ascaphus truei isolate aAscTru1 chromosome 19, aAscTru1.hap1, whole genome shotgun sequence encodes:
- the SS18L2 gene encoding SS18-like protein 2 — its product is MSVVFVPGRLRGKAEINQETIQRLLEENDQLIRCIVEYQNKGRATECAQYQQILHRNLIYLATIADASPANPAAKPQTT